One region of Malania oleifera isolate guangnan ecotype guangnan chromosome 6, ASM2987363v1, whole genome shotgun sequence genomic DNA includes:
- the LOC131157886 gene encoding probable E3 ubiquitin-protein ligase HIP1 isoform X2 — protein MDHTSEPTSQSTEEEDCHSVSLPPSRSILVARRSNQVCAPATIQSSPSLIIPRPPHPLSRGSMTRGIHESSDITLSCVIEQIRSICVGIENLSNRGACPRPPVSRILRRHLPQSQAHRGLPHALPSTVLTTGSAPRTTAGSPHHRIRALTNSDENRAQNEDDISLMMHQHEETILYMLRILNNLLEGSLSVLISQADNGVNFRVVSEEHNIPFNSQSLMVQLTERYDHYRGMRLDVDNMSYEELLALEDRIGYVSTGLTEEAVTKSLKHSKYFLFAEENAEKESCAVCQEDYVEEDELGTLDCGHAFHTACIIQWLRCKNQCPICKSTGLCTLLQAHHNL, from the exons ATGGATCATACTTCAGAACCAACCAGTCAATCCACAGAGGAGGAAGACTGCCACTCGGTCTCCCTGCCACCATCCCGGAGCATTTTGGTTGCACGAAGGTCGAACCAAGTATGTGCCCCTGCTACCATCCAATCATCACCAAGCCTAATCATACCCAGACCCCCTCATCCACTTTCACGAGGTAGCATGACAAGGGGCATTCATGAAAGTTCAGACATAACATTATCATGTGTGATTGAGCAGATTAGAAGCATTTGTGTCGGTATCGAAAATCTGTCTAATCGTGGAGCTTGCCCAAGACCACCCGTCAGTCGTATTCTTCGTCGCCATTTACCCCAGTCTCAGGCTCACCGTGGGCTACCACATGCCTTGCCCTCTACGGTGCTCACAACCGGATCTGCTCCTAGGACTACAGCAGGTTCCCCACACCATCGAATCCGAGCTCTTACTAACTCGGATGAAAACCGAGCGCAGAATGAGGATGACATCAGTCTCATGATGCATCAACATGAGGAAACTATACTCTATATGCTAAGGATACTCAACAACTTGTTAGAAGGATCGCTTTCGGTACTGATTTCACAGGCTGACAATGGAGTGAACTTCCGGGTTGTGTCTGAG GAACACAACATTCCATTCAATAGCCAATCCTTAATGGTCCAGCTTACCGAAAGATACGATCATTATCGAGGGATGCGGCTCGATGTGGATAACATGTCTTATGAG GAGCTATTGGCTTTGGAAGATCGAATCGGGTATGTCAGCACAGGATTGACCGAAGAGGCAGTCACAAAATCTCTAAAACACAGTAAATACTTTTTGTTTGCAGAAGAGAATGCTGAGAAAGAATCCTGCGCCGTCTGTCAG GAGGATTATGTGGAAGAGGATGAGCTTGGAACACTAGACTGTGGTCATGCCTTCCACACTGCTTGTATTATACAGTGGCTCAGATGCAAAAATCAATGTCCTATATGCAAATCCACTGGTTTGTGCACATTACTGCAGGCTCATCATAATCTGTAA
- the LOC131157886 gene encoding probable E3 ubiquitin-protein ligase HIP1 isoform X1, giving the protein MDHTSEPTSQSTEEEDCHSVSLPPSRSILVARRSNQVCAPATIQSSPSLIIPRPPHPLSRGSMTRGIHESSDITLSCVIEQIRSICVGIENLSNRGACPRPPVSRILRRHLPQSQAHRGLPHALPSTVLTTGSAPRTTAGSPHHRIRALTNSDENRAQNEDDISLMMHQHEETILYMLRILNNLLEGSLSVLISQADNGVNFRVVSEQEHNIPFNSQSLMVQLTERYDHYRGMRLDVDNMSYEELLALEDRIGYVSTGLTEEAVTKSLKHSKYFLFAEENAEKESCAVCQEDYVEEDELGTLDCGHAFHTACIIQWLRCKNQCPICKSTGLCTLLQAHHNL; this is encoded by the exons ATGGATCATACTTCAGAACCAACCAGTCAATCCACAGAGGAGGAAGACTGCCACTCGGTCTCCCTGCCACCATCCCGGAGCATTTTGGTTGCACGAAGGTCGAACCAAGTATGTGCCCCTGCTACCATCCAATCATCACCAAGCCTAATCATACCCAGACCCCCTCATCCACTTTCACGAGGTAGCATGACAAGGGGCATTCATGAAAGTTCAGACATAACATTATCATGTGTGATTGAGCAGATTAGAAGCATTTGTGTCGGTATCGAAAATCTGTCTAATCGTGGAGCTTGCCCAAGACCACCCGTCAGTCGTATTCTTCGTCGCCATTTACCCCAGTCTCAGGCTCACCGTGGGCTACCACATGCCTTGCCCTCTACGGTGCTCACAACCGGATCTGCTCCTAGGACTACAGCAGGTTCCCCACACCATCGAATCCGAGCTCTTACTAACTCGGATGAAAACCGAGCGCAGAATGAGGATGACATCAGTCTCATGATGCATCAACATGAGGAAACTATACTCTATATGCTAAGGATACTCAACAACTTGTTAGAAGGATCGCTTTCGGTACTGATTTCACAGGCTGACAATGGAGTGAACTTCCGGGTTGTGTCTGAG CAGGAACACAACATTCCATTCAATAGCCAATCCTTAATGGTCCAGCTTACCGAAAGATACGATCATTATCGAGGGATGCGGCTCGATGTGGATAACATGTCTTATGAG GAGCTATTGGCTTTGGAAGATCGAATCGGGTATGTCAGCACAGGATTGACCGAAGAGGCAGTCACAAAATCTCTAAAACACAGTAAATACTTTTTGTTTGCAGAAGAGAATGCTGAGAAAGAATCCTGCGCCGTCTGTCAG GAGGATTATGTGGAAGAGGATGAGCTTGGAACACTAGACTGTGGTCATGCCTTCCACACTGCTTGTATTATACAGTGGCTCAGATGCAAAAATCAATGTCCTATATGCAAATCCACTGGTTTGTGCACATTACTGCAGGCTCATCATAATCTGTAA